Proteins encoded together in one Salmo trutta chromosome 3, fSalTru1.1, whole genome shotgun sequence window:
- the LOC115179789 gene encoding T-complex protein 1 subunit gamma, translating to MMGRPIVVLSQNMKRESGRKVQKGNISAAKAIADVIRTCLGPRAMMKMLLDPMGGIVMTNDGNAILREIQVQHPAAKSMIEISRTQDEEVGDGTTSVIILAGEMLSVAEQFLEQQMHPTVIISAYRHALDDMLDMLKDISTPVDVNDRAQMLKIINSAICTKALSRWSTMACNIALDAVRTVELEEHGRKEINIKLYAKVEKVPGGFIEDSCVLKGVMVNKDVTHPRMRRMIKNPRIILLDCSLEYKKGESQTDIEITREEDFSRILQMEEEYIQTICEDLIRLKPDLIFTEKGISDLAQHYLMKANITAIRRVRKTDNNRISRACGARIASRTDELREEDVGTGAGLFEIKKIGDEYFTFVTECKDPKACTILLRGASKEILAEVERNLQDAMQVCRNVLLDPSLLPGGGAVEMAVSKRLMERSKTLTGVEQWPYRAVAQALEVIPRTLIQNCGASTIRVLTSLRAKHTLEACASWGVNGETGTLADMMELGICEPLAVKAQTYKTAVETAILLLRIDDIVSGMKKKGDDQAGGGQGAE from the exons ATGATGGGAAGACCAATCGTCGTGTTGA GCCAGAATATGAAAAGAGAGTCTGGACGCAAGGTTCAGAAAGGGAACATCAGTGCAGCAAAG GCAATAGCAGATGTCATCAGAACATGCCTGGGACCAAGAGCCATGATGAAG ATGCTGCTAGACCCCATGGGCGGCATTGTCATGACCAATGATGGCAACGCCATCCTCCGAGAG ATCCAAGTGCAGCACCCGGCAGCCAAGTCCATGATTGAGATCAGCCGCACCCAGGATGAGGAGGTGGGAGACGGCACCACGTCAGTCATCATCCTCG CCGGGGAGATGCTGTCTGTAGCAGAGCAGTTCCTGGAGCAGCAGATGCACCCCACAGTCATCATCAGTGCCTACAGACACGCCCTGGACGACATGCTCGACATGCTCAAAGACATTAG CACCCCGGTGGACGTGAATGACAGGGCGCAGATGCTGAAGATCATCAACTCCGCCATCTGCACCAAGGCCTTGAGCCGTTGGTCTACCATGGCGTGTAATATTGCCCTGGATGCCGTGCGCACTGTGGAGTTGGAGGAGCACGGACGCAAGGAGATCAACATTAAGCTGTACGCCAAAGTGGAGAAG GTGCCTGGTGGCTTCATTGAGGACTCATGTGTGCTAAAAGGCGTGATGGTCAACAAGGACGTCACTCACCCCCGCATGCGCAGAATGATCAAGAACCCCCGCATCATCCTGCTGGACTGCTCCCTGGAGTACAAGAAGGGCGAGAGTCAG ACTGACATTGAGATCACACGAGAGGAGGATTTTTCCAGGATCCTTCAGATGGAGGAAGAGTACATCCAGACGATCTGTGAAGACCTCATCCGCCTCAAGCCAGACCTCATCTTCACCGAGAAGGGCATCTCAG ACCTGGCACAGCACTATCTGATGAAGGCCAACATCACAGCCATCCGCCGCGTCAGAAAGACTGACAACAACcgcatttcaag GGCATGTGGGGCTCGCATCGCCAGCCGTACCGATGAGCTGCGTGAGGAGGACGTGGGAACCGGCGCCGGCCTGTTTGAGATCAAGAAGATTGGAGACGAGTACTTCACCTTCGTCACAGAGTGCAAAGACCCCAAAGCCTGCACCATCCTGCTGAGAGGAGCCAGCAAAGAGATCCTGGCT gAGGTGGAGCGTAACTTGCAGGATGCAATGCAGGTGTGTCGTAACGTGCTATTGGACCCATCTCTACTCCCTGGAGGCGGGGCGGTGGAGATGGCCGTGTCCAAGAGGCTGATGGAGCGTTCCAAGACCCTGACCGGGGTGGAGCAGTGGCCCTACCGTGCCGTGGCCCAGGCCCTGGAGGTTATCCCCCGTACACTCATCCAAAACTGTGGAGCCTCCACCATCCGCGTGCTCACCTCTCTCAGG GCCAAGCACACCCTGGAGGCCTGTGCATCATGGGGTGTGAACGGAGAGACTGGCACCTTGGCAGACATGATGGAGCTTGGCATCTGTGAGCCGCTGGCTGTTAAGGCCCAGACTTACAAGACTGCTGTGGAG ACGGCCATCTTGCTGCTCCGCATTGATGACATCGTGTCTGGAATGAAGAAGAAAGGCGATGACCAGGCTGGGGGAGGACAGGGAGCAGAGTGA